Proteins found in one Danaus plexippus chromosome 3 unlocalized genomic scaffold, MEX_DaPlex mxdp_25, whole genome shotgun sequence genomic segment:
- the LOC116779173 gene encoding LOW QUALITY PROTEIN: probable histone-lysine N-methyltransferase set-23 (The sequence of the model RefSeq protein was modified relative to this genomic sequence to represent the inferred CDS: inserted 1 base in 1 codon) yields MDNYSHGFSNIIYIEQNILGPAECSDEYDKLVREYNSQLQHNCDCTSECKENCKCLNISGGVNYLNKEGDENDVXVKFNRNKSVTYPIYECTDLCACSRTCGNRLVQFGPLPSLIVKPAQIKSMDLGLFTEKFITAGTFICEYAGEIITKTQALYRQKLNKIQGNMNYIFCLNEFVDGRANTNFIDPSHFGNIGRYINHSCDPNSEIMPVRVDCPIPKLAIFSCIDISPGEEITFNYGLNSMSITDETTERVPCLCQSAKCKGFIPLDSY; encoded by the exons atggaTAACTATTCACATggttttagtaatattatttacattgaacAAAACATATTGGGACCCGCAGAGTGTTCTGATGAATATGATAAGCTAGTTAGAGAATACAATTCACAGTTACAACACAACTGTGACTGCACAAGTGAATGCAAAGAAAactgtaaatgtttaaatatttcggGTGGAGttaattacttaaacaaaGAAGGAGATGAAAATGAcg atgttaaatttaatagaaataaaagtgtGACTTATCCAATATATGAGTGTACAGATTTATGTGCATGTTCAAGAACATGTGGTAACAGATTAGTTCAATTTGGACCATTACCTTCACTTATAGTGAAGCCTGCTCAAATAAAGTCCATGGATCTGGGTTTATTCACTGAGAAATTCATTACAGCTGGAACATTTATATGTGAATATGCTGGGGAAATCATCACTAAAACTCAGGCTCTGTACCGTCAAAAGCTAAATAAAATCCAGGgcaatatgaattatatattttgtttgaatgaaTTTGTCGATGGCAGAGCTAACACAAACTTCATTGATCCTAGTCATTTTGGTAATATCGGACGTTATATTAACCACAGCTGTGACCCCAATTCAGAAATTATGCCTGTGAGAGTTGACTGTCCGATTCCTAAACTGGCTATATTCAGTTGCATTGATATATCACCGGGTgaagaaataacatttaattacggATTAAACAGTATGAGTATTACTGATGAGACCACTGAAAGAGTACCATGTCTTTGTCAGAGTGCTAAATGTAAAGGCTTTATACCGTTAGATAGTTATTGA
- the LOC116770514 gene encoding pleckstrin homology domain-containing family M member 1-like codes for MSFLKNVTSSFTIRSRDTILKESLINNLSECVKDIQYNSQFEENFHSVLGSTDSTNTLCMALEAVFLHGLKDTFLRKAKNVISGDPDYRPQSSFWPLVLVLSHRQNIDQISALPQINTEIGQCRAWLRIALNDCLLSSYMSTLLKNISAVKPFYNRSAFVCDSEILEMAQKLIEGLETCVQFNLPINSSLLNQWPEQVLMQAGIWVPTMRVAPISAGLDVASTLTDEIKPKLATTPTHNSNITGLGKMLAFSEDEALEFILAKDIHNVTSNQDKNAVENINKQQIKEGSPNEVTKENEGSSHKHGQKEEQSNLETASEPLDMEPTTSQETGQANIYSSSIDSGEFVTPADIIVTGNSLCGKGWSNDSHDDLNTSVNSNSSHGSSMIKTPELKSLSSLVDNSNIYSDGCNNTPNLRDIMQDIHKELKLTTDDTEICELKVETPVSEDLTLQGLDFEVVSNSTTGSFTPQELQAMIKQIGTLSREKGLDFQNYQCKSCQDLLGSTVSKAKVCGFTGEYYCSNCMDPNVFIIPARVIHNWDFKRYPVSRKSAIFLLEFQHHPWIDMKKLNPKIYSGVSDMAQLQELRIQLNFLRAYIFTCREPVIEELQKRVWPREYLYDHVHLYTISDLAQIPNGSLALQLEKVVSFAKSHVLDCWLCSQKGFICEVCRDSKILYPFETTTTYRCDECSSVFHSRCLNENTPCPKCKRRQDRSSDALMSNTHNQLIK; via the coding sequence ATGTCGTTTCTTAAGAATGTTACATCAAGCTTTACTATCCGGAGTCGTGATACAATTCTTAAAGAATCacttattaacaatttatcgGAGTGTGTAAAGGATATTCAATATAACAGTCAGTTTGAAGAAAATTTCCATAGTGTACTGGGTTCCACTGATTCTACTAATACTTTGTGTATGGCCTTAGAAGCTGTATTTCTTCATGGTTTGAAAGACACTTTCCTAAGAAAAgctaaaaatgttatatccgGTGATCCTGACTATAGGCCTCAGTCAAGTTTCTGGCCCCTTGTTCTGGTATTGTCACATAGACAAAATATAGATCAGATATCTGCTTTGCCTCAAATTAACACAGAGATAGGCCAGTGTAGAGCATGGCTCAGAATTGCTCTAAATGATTGCTTGTTATCTTCCTACATGTCTACTTTACTAAAAAACATATCAGCGGTGAAGCCCTTCTACAATAGAAGTGCCTTTGTCTGTGATTCAGAAATACTTGAAATGGCTCAGAAGCTTATTGAAGGGCTGGAAACATGTGTGCAGTTTAATTTGCCAATCAATTCTAGTTTGCTCAATCAATGGCCTGAGCAAGTTTTGATGCAGGCAGGAATATGGGTACCGACAATGAGAGTGGCACCAATCAGCGCTGGCTTAGATGTGGCAAGCACTTTGAcagatgaaataaaaccaaaactaGCGACCACACCAACTCACAATTCCAATATTACTGGATTAGGAAAAATGCTCGCCTTTAGTGAGGATGAAGCACTTGAATTCATTTTAGCAAAAGACATTCATAATGTGACAAGTAACCAAGACAAAAATGCagtggaaaatattaataaacagcAAATTAAAGAGGGCAGTCCAAATGAAGTTACTAAAGAAAATGAAGGCTCTTCACACAAGCATGGTCAAAAAGAAGAGCAATCAAATTTAGAAACTGCATCAGAACCTTTGGATATGGAACCTACAACGAGTCAGGAAACAGGTCAAGCCAATATATACTCTTCTTCAATTGATTCTGGGGAATTTGTCACCCCTGCAGATATTATTGTTACTGGCAATTCACTCTGCGGCAAGGGTTGGTCTAATGACAGTCATGATGACTTAAATACTTCTGTCAACTCAAATTCTTCTCATGGCAGTAGCATGATAAAGACTCCCGAATTGAAAAGTCTATCTTCACTTGTAGACAACTCAAATATATACAGTGATGGATGTAATAATACTCCCAATTTAAGAGACATTATGCAAGATATCCACAAAGAACTTAAACTAACAACAGATGATACCGAGATTTGTGAATTAAAAGTTGAAACACCTGTATCAGAAGATTTAACATTGCAAGGATTAGACTTTGAAGTAGTTTCCAACTCTACTACAGGGTCCTTTACACCTCAAGAACTACAAGCAATGATCAAGCAAATTGGCACATTATCTCGAGAAAAAGGTTTAGATTTCCAAAATTACCAGTGTAAAAGTTGTCAGGATTTATTAGGAAGTACAGTGTCCAAGGCAAAGGTATGTGGTTTTACGGGAGAGTATTATTGCTCTAACTGTATGGAtccaaatgtatttattatcccAGCAAGAGTTATTCACAATTGGGATTTCAAAAGGTATCCGGTCTCAAGGAAATCAGCTATATTTCTGTTAGAATTTCAACATCATCCTTGGATAGATATGAAGAAATTAAACCCTAAAATATATAGTGGTGTCTCTGATATGGCCCAGTTACAAGAACTaagaatacaattaaatttcctTAGAGCATATATATTCACATGTCGGGAACCTGTTATCGAAGAACTGCAGAAAAGAGTTTGGCCAAGAGAGTACTTATATGATCATGTCCATTTATATACCATATCTGATTTAGCTCAAATACCTAATGGTTCTTTAGCTTTGCAACTAGAGAAAGTTGTGAGCTTTGCAAAATCACATGTCCTCGATTGCTGGCTGTGCAGTCAGAAGGGCTTCATATGTGAAGTTTGCCGAGactctaaaatattatatccctTTGAGACGACCACAACATATAGATGTGACGAATGTTCTAGTGTTTTCCATTCTAGATGTCTCAATGAGAACACTCCATGCCCTAAATGTAAGAGGAGACAGGACAGATCAAGCGATGCGCTGATGTCCAATACACATAatcaattgataaaataa
- the LOC116770536 gene encoding protein cereblon-like, with protein sequence MLNLLFLILIYAPSSWFTLAREYYDIKKSGQELLLCRKCGADVADSYYLFSKHSPGVKKSDIQNLFGQQNVTVQTLMNPFGIKFDIVTAKKARCLNVGPSQGADSWFPGYTWKICTCPHCGQHLGWTFERADKTTLNKEKDNVTLFHGLILNNILGENFTDSLIMMPKMYKM encoded by the exons ATGctcaatttattgtttttaattcttatttatgcTCCAAGTTCATGGTTCACTTTGGCGAGAGAGTAttacgatataaaaaaatctggaCAAG AATTACTTTTGTGTCGCAAATGCGGTGCTGATGTGGCCGACTCGTACTATTTATTTAGCAAACATAGTCCAGGAGTGAAAAAATCAGATATACAAAACTTATTTGGGCAACAAAATGTAACTGTCCAAACTTTAATGAACCCATTTGGTATTAAATTTGACATTGTAACTGCGAAAAAAGCTAGATGTTTGAATGTGGGCCCt AGCCAAGGGGCAGATTCCTGGTTTCCTGGTTACACTTGGAAAATATGCACATGTCCACATTGCGGGCAACATTTAGGTTGGACATTTGAAAGAGCTGATAAAACTACTCTTAACAAGGAAAAGGACAATGTGACTTTGTTTCATGGACTTATATTGAACAATATTCTTGGAGAAAACT TTACAGATTCACTTATAATGATGCCAAAGATGTATAAAATGTGA
- the LOC116778964 gene encoding GTPase-activating protein, whose protein sequence is MKEINSYGFNMADETRKVRVEERLKIKIGEAKNLPARNNGAASHRDIYCVLSLDQEEIFRTSTMERTLDPFFGEEFQFEVPRRFRYLSIYVFDRDKHLKQDKVLGKVAIKREDLQRYNNKDHWFALRPVDADSEVQGKAYIELTLEDSRKRLRMDPKPPDLDPADNGSTKTKANNLTRLSEYCKESIRFGSGSSTNRKNLLSPVSTEPSLALSRSESLKDRAQWAVRTKPPMHAMSESDTSPTPTAADYWSDPERHCAARVGPDTLRLRVLECSELTTKNGQCDPFALVTLLYSNGRRVERRTKPKKKTVNPQFDEIFCFDLVMEADPKDKDGSQTAGVACEARVSVWHDGTTPVFLGEVRLQLRQPAPSPLCAWYFLTSRAGGALSRGATPPGTRLSAAGSPTLGSLRLLLQYTVDHVFPLHHYTQLEDLFLRSVHQKPITTSAVYILGEIVSSKTDAAQPLVRLFTHHDLIVPIVKELADAEISVLTDATTIFRGNTLVSKMMDEAMRLTGASYLRGVLRPTLAAVLAERKPCEIDPARVKPAAAVATNLANLKDYVERVFSAITESYAQCPAGMCRLFDALRQCAARHFPANAEVRYSVVSGFIFLRFFAPAILGPKLFDLTTEQIDPQTNRTLTLISKTIQSLGNLVSSRSAQQVCKEEYMAELYRSFCTTRHVQAIKQFLEIISTSSDTQNNNVQETPVLLKEGTMIKRSEGVRAGAGSPRRRWARSAHPHCKRRHFRLTSGELSWSRCGARSGAHRLALSGVLSVSPVDCPPAGAPLDANNIFQIVHRERVLFVQASNCVERAEWLRLLSALCRHSPTAHHRGYYGDNRWTCCGRTEADAEGCGSGSAALALRLDPARDLQRLHALLVAHVQRLEERLHRPPDDTSPEEREAEAVTLRELEKIMFDLEHRHCIYRRSLARETKYGSKQAPIGDDNYLHLAGAAGSVDSGSFFFRTWRGDSSPTIDLDGKTLPLQSSHDICSSTESLKLARHGDERSSGKSNKSTGSGYLTMSCIKHEPSEDSDASNDRPTRPPKPARLSPFRAPLACPPAPLSEYVDVELKPPVRRPKPEPTPPRRPDHDISNRCKEYELMANFMSHSQTSDDDAPPAVPPRGQTISRVRLQPKPTDIDVTKSDEHVTFRQKPASGSTASLPRGSPAEETRNLSDGEDGRPPSKIDTVSNDDSLLDELQRDTYCVLKVCEDEAPVDDDYQNAKTEETQGGKDKEEYGMFSRISLQRKSNPIKTQPSSMKPLKTSNSTSNVQDAGTHSSRPLTERLTPFFLKKKPKTSEDSSKPRKEDNLIGRLTPRFGQSRLYGRGQSLELVPPETRPRRIERSATTVTIPTRPINSSIVANLKFLTLHRYGATDEVQCHAFVRSGEEPGAGVGGVGGVSDVSAPTESEDDSWRRVGGPLLTATSDIRL, encoded by the exons ATGAAAGAGATAAACAGTTATGGATTTAACATGGCGGACGAAACGCGTAAAGTGCGAGTAGAAGAAAGATTGAAAATTAAGATTG gTGAAGCTAAGAATCTACCAGCTCGCAACAATGGCGCCGCCTCCCACCGAGATATATACTGCGTGCTGTCACTCGACCAAGAAGAGATATTCCGAACATCCACAATGGAAAGAACACTTGA CCCATTTTTCGGTGAGGAATTCCAGTTCGAGGTGCCGCGGAGGTTCAGATATCTTTCCATATACGTGTTCGATCGCGACAAACATCTCAAGCAGGACAAGGTGCTCGGGAAGGTCGCCATCAAACGCGAGGATCTCCAGAGGTACAATAACAAGGACCACTGGTTCGCTCTGCGACCAGTCGACGCGGATTCCGAGGTGCAAGGGAAGGCATATATCGAACTCACACTCGAGGATTCCAGGAAACGTCTGCGCATGGACCCCAAACCACCGGACTTGGACCCCGCGGACAACGGCTCGACGAAGACGAAAGCCAATAATTTGACTAGGTTATCAGAATATTGTAAAGAGAGCATTAGATTCGGTTCGGGTTCGAGCACGAACAGGAAGAATCTACTAAGTCCGGTGTCGACTGAACCTTCGCTGGCTCTTTCCCGATCGGAGAGTCTGAAGGACCGAGCTCAGTGGGCAGTGAGGACGAAACCGCCCATGCATGCCATGTCCGAGTCGGACACGTCACCCACACCCACCGCCGCCGACTACTGGTCGGACCCCGAGAGACACTGCGCTGCGAGAGTGGGCCCCGACACTCTGCGGCTCCGAGTGCTGGAGTGCTCTGAACTCACAACCAAAAACGGCCAGTGCGACCCCTTCGCTCTCGTCACACTACTGTACTCGAACGGTCGGAGAGTCGAGAGGCGCACTAAACCCAAGAAGAAAACCGTCAACCCTCAGTTTGATGAAATCTTCTGTTTTGATCTCGTGATGGAGGCTGATCCGAAGGACAAGGATGGTTCACAAACG GCCGGCGTAGCTTGTGAAGCGAGAGTGTCAGTGTGGCACGACGGAACCACACCAGTATTTCTAGGCGAAGTTAGGTTGCAGTTACGGCAGCCGGCGCCATCACCTCTATGTGCCTG GTATTTCCTAACGTCTCGCGCGGGCGGAGCCCTATCCCGCGGCGCGACGCCCCCCGGGACTCGACTCTCAGCCGCTGGCAGCCCAACTCTGGGTTCCCTGCGGCTGCTACTCCAGTACACCGTGGATCACGTGTTCCCATTGCACCACTACACTCAGCTCGAGGACCTGTTTCTCAGGAGCGTACATCAGAAG CCCATAACGACATCAGCCGTGTACATCCTGGGCGAGATCGTGTCCAGCAAGACGGACGCCGCCCAGCCTCTGGTGCGGCTCTTCACGCATCACGACCTCATAGTGCCCATCGTCAAGGAGCTGGCCGACGCTGAAATATCAGTACTCAC AGACGCGACGACGATATTCCGCGGGAACACTCTCGTGTCCAAGATGATGGACGAGGCGATGCGTCTGACGGGCGCGTCCTACCTCCGCGGCGTGCTGAGGCCCACGCTGGCCGCCGTGCTCGCCGAGCGGAAGCCGTGCGAGATAGACCCCGCCAGGGTCAAGCCGGCCGCCGCCGTAGCCACCAACCTCGCCAACCTCAAGGATTACGTCGAAAGG GTGTTCTCAGCCATCACGGAGTCGTACGCGCAGTGCCCCGCCGGCATGTGTCGCCTGTTCGACGCCCTCCGGCAGTGCGCCGCCCGTCACTTCCCCGCCAACGCCGAGGTCCGCTACTCGGTCGTCTCCGGGTTCATATTCCTGAGGTTCTTCGCCCCCGCAATACTCGGACCTAAGCTCTTCGATCTTACCACGGAACAAATT GATCCACAAACAAACCGCACGCTAACCCTGATCTCCAAGACCATCCAGTCCCTCGGGAACCTGGTGAGCAGTCGCTCCGCCCAGCAGGTCTGTAAGGAGGAGTACATGGCGGAACTGTACCGCAGCTTCTGTACAACAAGACAT GTACAGGCTATCAAACAGTTCCTCGAGATAATCTCAACCAGCTCGGACACGCAGAACAATAACGTCCAAGAGACTCCAGTTCTGCTCAAAGAGGG TACGATGATCAAGCGGTCGGAGGGGGTGCGGGCGGGGGCGGGGTCCCCGCGGAGACGGTGGGCGCGCTCCGCACACCCGCACTGCAAACGGAGGCACTTCCGGTTGACGAG CGGTGAGTTGTCGTGGTCTCGGTGCGGCGCGCGGTCCGGTGCTCACCGCCTGGCGCTGTCCGGTGTCCTGAGCGTGTCGCCCGTGGACTGCCCGCCGGCCGGGGCGCCGCTCGACGCTAATAACATCTTCCAAATAG TGCACCGCGAGCGTGTGTTGTTCGTACAGGCGAGTAACTGCGTGGAGCGAGCTGAGTGGCTCAGGCTACTGTCGGCGCTGTGTCGACACTCACCCACCGCACACCATCGAGGGTACTATGGAGATAACCGGTGGACGTG ttGTGGTCGTACTGAAGCCGACGCTGAGGGTTGTGGCAGCGGCAGCGCTGCTCTAGCGCTGCGGTTAGACCCGGCGAGGGACTTACAGCGGCTGCATGCGCTCCTCGTCGCTCACGTGCAGCGGCTGGAGGAGCGTCTCCATCGACCACCAG ACGACACGAGCCCTGAGGAGCGGGAAGCAGAGGCGGTGACGTTACGGGAGCTGGAGAAGATAATGTTCGACCTTGAACATCGACACTGTATATACAGACGATCCTTGGCCAGGGAGACGAAGTATGGAAGCAA ACAAGCTCCTATCGGTGATGACAACTATCTTCACCTCGCCGGAGCGGCCGGGAGCGTGGACAGTGGGTCATTTTTCTTCCGAACGTGGAGAGGTGACTCGTCCCCAACGATCGATCTCGACGGGAAGACGCTCCCGCTACAATCATCACACGACATCTGCTCCAGTACGGAGTCCTTAAAACTGGCTCGGCACGGCGACGAGCGGTCCTCTGGCAAATCGAATAAGTCTACCGGCAGCGGGTACCTCACTATGTCGTGTATCAAACACGAGCCGTCTGAAGATAGCGACGCCTCCAACGACAGGCCGACACGACCGCCCAAGCCCGCGCGACTGTCACCCTTCCGCGCGCCTCTCGCCTGTCCCCCCGCTCCTCTCTCCGAGTACGTCGACGTCGAGCTTAAGCCCCCTGTACGAAGACCGAAGCCTGAGCCCACGCCGCCCAGGAGGCCCGACCACGATATATCGAATCGCTGTAAGGAATACGAATTGATGGCTAACTTCATGAGCCACTCCCAGACGTCGGACGACGACGCGCCGCCGGCGGTCCCGCCGCGCGGTCAGACGATATCTCGAGTGCGTTTGCAGCCCAAACCCACTGACATAGATGTCACGAAGTCGGACGAACACGTTACGTTTCGGCAGAAACCGGCGAGCGGCTCCACGGCCAGCCTGCCGCGAGGATCGCCAGCGGAGGAAACCAGGAATCTCTCGGACGGCGAGGACGGTCGACCGCCCAGCAAAATAGACACCGTCTCCAACGACGACAGTCTCCTCGACGAACTACAGAGGGACACTTACTGCGTACTGAAAGTGTGCGAAGACGAGGCTCCGGTCGACGACGACTACCAGAATGCCAAGACCGAAGAGACGCAAGGAGGCAAAGACAAGGAGGAGTACGGCATGTTCTCGAGGATCAGTCTGCAGAGGAAATCGAACCCTATCAAGACACAGCCGAGCTCCATGAAACCGTTAAAAACTTCCAATTCCACATCGAACGTCCAAGACGCCGGCACACATTCCTCCAGGCCGCTCACTGAACGACTGACTCCGTTTTTTCTGAAGAAGAAGCCGAAAACGTCGGAGGACTCGAGCAAGCCACGGAAAGAGGACAATTTAATCGGCCGGTTGACGCCGCGGTTCGGCCAGTCGCGGCTGTACGGGCGCGGACAGTCGCTGGAGCTGGTGCCGCCGGAGACTCGTCCGAGACGCATAGAACGTTCCGCCACCACCGTCACCATCCCCACGCGACCCATCAACTCCTCCATAGTGGCCAACCTGAAGTTTCTGACGCTGCATCGTTACGGAGCGACGGACGAAGTGCAGTGCCACGCGTTCGTTCGCAGCGGAGAGGAACCCGGCGCCGGCGTGGGCGGCGTGGGTGGCGTGAGCGACGTGAGCGCGCCCACGGAATCTGAAGACGATTCGTGGCGCCGCGTCGGCGGCCCGCTCCTGACCGCCACTAGCGACATCCGCCTCTAG
- the LOC116770529 gene encoding serine/arginine-rich splicing factor 4-like has product MTDTVNMSLDEIIKQSRASRTRGRGGGNIRGRGGGRGGRRGRGGRGRGAARGRSVSRGGSNSRQGRSRSRSRVQNNSQSRDRSQSRARSRSRQRRFSNPRTRSASRSRSQVRSMTPKSRAGLENPVTTMPPLVRTNRGKRGGLQLRLRRSNSFQQARGGVHSRLGINTRRASGPTNTYKPLAVAKRGISKRGRGLTTRNRYSSVGLRSDQILKEQRQNIMQNNVIRSQTFTRSRNNSLNSASQLTVSIANDFRRRRRNSAGNAGYLNKQTLAELNNEFGGYNTRRGPGSVKSVGSNRSNRSIRSNQSNRSNRSNSSKRSRGRGRGRGGNRGVGRNFVNKQVLNPALQKEIAAIQGKTYGSANNTEVPSGVNFTPTPAATQQTLHQRFGSS; this is encoded by the exons ATGACTGACACAGTAAATATGTCGCTTG atgaaataataaaacaaagcagAGCCAGTCGCACTAGGGGTAGAGGCGGTGGGAATATAAGGGGTCGCGGAGGCGGTCGTGGTGGGCGAAGAGGCCGTGGAGGTCGTGGCCGTGGTGCAGCCCGAGGTCGCTCTGTGTCACGAGGAGGCTCGAACTCCAGACAAGGGCGGTCTCGTTCAAGATCCCGTGTTCAAAACAATTCTCAATCGCGGGATCGCTCACAATCACGGGCACGATCACGATCACGACAACGACGTTTCTCCAATCCCAGAACACGATCAGCGTCTAGGTCTAGATCTCAAGTCAGAAGTATGACCCCAAAATCCAGGGCTGGCTTAGAAAATCCAGTAACTACTATGCCACCATTAGTCCGCACAAATAGAGGAAAACGAG gtggACTACAGTTGAGACTGAGACGATCAAATTCTTTTCAACAAGCTAGAGGTGGAGTGCATAGTAGACTTGGCATTAATACCAGAAGAGCTAGTGGTCCAACCAACACTTATAAGCCTTTAGCTGTAGCTAAAAGAGGAATTTCTAAGAGAGGCAGAGGTCTCACTACTCGGAATAGATATAGCTCTGTTGGATTAAGATCTGATCAAATTCTAAAAGAacaaagacaaaatattatgcaaaACAATGTCATTAGGTCGCAAACATTTACAAGATCTAGGAATAATTCATTGAATTCTGCTTCCCAGTTGACTGTTAGTATTGCAAATGATTTTCGTAGAAGACGTCGTAATAGTGCCGGAAATGCGGGATATttgaacaaacaaacattagCAGaacttaataatgaatttggtGGTTATAATACAAGAAGAGGGCCAGGTAGTGTTAAATCTGTAGGTTCAAACAGGTCAAATAGATCGATCAGGTCAAACCAATCGAACAGATCAAATCGTTCCAACTCCAGTAAGAGATCAAGAGGCAGGGGTCGTGGTAGGGGAGGCAATCGGGGTGTTGGAAgaaattttgtgaataaacAAGTACTGAACCCCGCATTACAGAAAGAAATTGCAGCTATTCAGGGTAAGACTTACGGATCAGCCAATAACACGGAGGTACCGAGCGGTGTAAACTTCACACCAACACCGGCAGCTACACAGCAAACATTACATCAACGGTTTGGAAGTTCATAG